The Solanum dulcamara chromosome 6, daSolDulc1.2, whole genome shotgun sequence genome contains the following window.
accaatCAAGCAAGACAGACTGAAGGAATGCTTCCGTAGGAAACATAATATGTTTATCAAAACACTAGTTAAGATTTGAGCTATCCAATAAAGACCATAATTTTACCAACTAAATTTTATTTCTACACTGCTAGCCATTGCCTTTTCCTCTCACACTCTACACTCTACAGTCTAAATCTCTAGGGTTCATCCTCCGCCATGTCACCTTCCACCACTCTCTTCGCCGGAGTCCTCCGCAGTTACCGCCGCTGGAACGCTGTACGCCGCTTTATATCAACGCATTCACGACCACCATTAACCTCCATTGAGTACCCACTCAGCCACCCAATCTACACCATATGGGCTGCCAACACTTCCTTAGGAAAAACCTTAGTCTCTGCTGGTCTTTCCACTTCTTTCCTCTCTTCCCCACACCGTAAATTCCTCTACTTGAAGCCTGTCCAAACTGGGTTCCCGGATGACTCTGATTCCCGCTTCGTTTATAATAAGTACTCtgaatttttctcaaaaaatcgACCTGAATTCTCCGTTTCTGCCTCGAATCACGTGCTCAAAACATCGGTTTCAGCTTCAGAAGCTCTTTTGAGAGGCGGGTTTGAAGTAGAAAGGGATGAAAATGTGAGCTGTGGGAATGGGGTTGTGAATTTGGGGTTGTATGAGGAGAGTAAATTGCAAGGGTCTGAGAATTGGGAAATGAAGGGTTTTTCGGAGTTGGTTTGTAAGACAATGTACGGGTGGAAAGAGGCGTTATCACCACATTTAGTAGCAGAGAGGGAAAATGCTAGAGTGGAGGATGATGAGTTGTTGGGGATGTTGAAGGGTTGCTTAGAGATTGAATCAGAAAGTGAAAAAGGTGAAGTTTTTTGTGTGATCGAGACTGCTGGTGGTGTTGCCAGTCCAGGACCATCTGGTTCACTTCAATGTGACTTGTATAGGTGCGTGGGTTTTTCGTGTACCTTGgaattttttaacttttaataTGCCAAGAGTATTAATTGCGGATAAGAGGTACTTAGATACACAATTGGTTTGTAGATGAAAATATACTAGGAAAGATATATCCGGAATTTTAGTCTTACTGGTACTCCGATGTAAAGCTTACAGCTTTTGTTCTCATCTTGAAAAAGAAAACATACATTTGGTCAAGCTTTGACTTGGTAGAACCATGGAAGTATAATGAGCTTAATgttttttgtttcttgtttttgATGAAGTATAATGAGCTTAATGTTAAGAGTGCTGTAATATCAAGCCTAATTGACAATGTTATAGTTGCTTGTACATATGTAAGAAAAAACACAAATGAAGAAGTTGGTTATCAAAAAAGAATCTAGTCAGTTGCCTATGTCAAAAGCTCAGCTTACATTCCTAACAGTGATGTGATCATTAGTACTATTCCTCAAAGAAATTTTTTTGGTGACTAATTTAGTGAGATGCCTTTTATAAGTAGGCAACTTTTGCAGCAAGTGCGCTATGTTAGTGACTACTATTTGATGAATTGAGTTGGCAAATGGAATTGCTTGACAGGAAAAATTATAGACAAGGCGATGTGACCGTCAGTACTTCTAGCATACCATCATGATTTCTAGCTATCTTCTCTTGTTTTGAACCCCTAAAGTAGCAATCCATGATTACAAGCCCACTAAAGATGCAAAGCAACAAATATTTTTCAACCTGAACTTGTCGAGAATCTTACTAAGAGTCAAAGTTCTCTAAACTACTTCATCTATCAAGAAGGGGATTAGTGGAAAACTGAAGACAAACAGTAGAATTGTGCGTTCAGCTTTAGGATACGTGCTACTCACATTGTTCATTGTTCAAAACTAAGATGAATAGAATGGTAGAGGTGGACACTCAACCTTATAATACTGCAAAGAAGATCTTTCCTTATTGGTTATCAAATCATGTTTAACTGAATTGCCCACAATTAGATGCATTTCAAAGAAATCAATACGAATATCTGTTTCTCTTGTACGTAAATACTTTAGATACTGCTGCATTTAAGTTTCAAATGTAACAGcttctttttgtttcttgttttgGCAGATTCTCACTTTTACTTTTTGCTCAACAGCCAATTTTTGATTTGCTTTCTGCTTTTGCAGACCTTTCCGCTTCCCAGCTATTCTTGTTGGTGATGGAAGGCTAGGGGGTATTTCAGGAACTATATCAGCCTATGAAAGTTTAACTCTTCGAGGTTACGATGTTGTTGCTGTAGTATTTGAAGACCATGGCCTAGTTAATGAGGGTCCATTATCATCTTACTTACGGAGAAGGTGACCTTTAGCTTTTTTTCTATTGacttgaatttttcttttgaagtaaaAATATAGTATAACACCAATAATTGGGCATCATCAGTGAGTATCTTCTACTGCTTCAGTTTAGACCAATAATATCGATGGGTGTACCACCCAATCTTGTTTCCATGTATTTTCattatgaaacaaaaggagCTGAAAGTTCATTTCTTGGCACAGGGTCCCTGTGCTTGTTCTTCCACCTGTACCAAAGGAGATGTCAAATAACCTGATGGAGTGGTTCCAAGAAGCTCTGTCTACTTTTCATTCTCTTGAAGAAATAATGCAGTCAGCTTTTCTGGAGAGAACATCTCGATTACGCAACATGCCAAGAAAGGCACATGATATTTTCTGGTGGCCCTTTACTCAACACAAACTTGTACCAGAAGAAAATGTGACAGTTATAGATTCACGGTGTGGAGAAAACTTCGCTGTGCACAAGATTGAGGTAAGTTATGAAAATGCTTTTGTGTTTTCGTCATTGATCTAGTGAATTTCTGACATTACTTTTGGAAATATATGCTCAGCAGTCGGTACTAGAAATAATCTTCCTAAAACTCTTCGACTGCTGCGAATTATCTACATATTAGTGATATTGTTATTGCTGATATTCTTCTTGTTTTCCTCTATGTCCTTTTTCACCCTCTTTTTTGATGTTATACTGCTTCCATCTATCTGCTGTTTTTATCAGAAGAGAAACTATTTATTCCCTTCTTATGCTGTGTGTTAACCTTCTACTCCTGGTTTCATTTTCTGCTTCTGCTGTAGGTTAATAATAATGTTGATTTAATCACTCAACAATTTGATGCATGTGCAAGTTGGTGGACACAGGGACCTGATGCTACTTTACAGGTCAGTCTGTAGATATGTCCTTGCTAATAGCAATTTAGCCAACATCAATGATTGTTTTATAGCAAGTCAGTATAACCAAGAACTTGTCTTTGGTATGTGCATGCTTGTATTCGAATAGTGAACAAGGGGAATGGAGATGCATATGATTGAATATGATTGACAATTTGTTGAAACGATTATCCCCTTTATGATCAACTTATCAATCATAGATGCAGTCATCTCCGATGAGCCTTAAATGAGCTAATTAATGAGGACTATTCTCCTGATAGCTCAAGAGTGCAAAAGTCACGTGCCTAGATATAATTTAGATATGTAAAGCCCTAACCTTGCTAATACTTTTGCCTTATGCCCTGAAACAGAGAAACCGAAATTCCTGAGAATGGTAACACTTTTTCCTTATATGCTGCTGAATGAAGGTGGCTCTTCCTTGCCAAAACAACAAATAAAccactaaaataaaattaaaaaaaatgaagctTTATTTGGTAAATTATCTTTACAGTTAGAGGGACATTTCCTGGAGCAAAAATACTATATTTGTTCGCATGGCTGTTTTCCAGTTTGCTTTGCTCTCTTTTAGACTTTACCCTGTTATTTAAATTGTCTGCATTATATAAGACTGTAACTCGATTTCCTCTGTTTGTTTTTAGATGGTTTCAGATTGAGCTTGCACGAGATATGGGTTATGCTACTGCTAGATATGGGCATGTTATGTTTCCTGAAAATGTTTACGAGCCGGCTTTGGAATGTGCTGAACTTTTGCTTGAAGGCGTGGGAAAAGGTTTGTCTTTTAAACCCTGTCCTTGCTTGCCTGGTCATTTCTCAGGGAAATTAGCGAGCTGGATTTATGAGCCTAATGAGTGTTCTTATCATTGAAACTCTTTGTATTTCTCCATGGGAGAACATGTATTACATGAATTCtctctttatatttatttgagtttGTTGTAGTTTTTCTTGATTACAGCTCTTTGGGGGACCATGTTGCTAATTGTTCATGCAGCAATTTTTTCATGTGGTAATGTATTTGCATCTTTATCAACCTGTAATCTGTTTTATTCCTACATGTTCGGCAAGAAGTTtaccttcaaaaaaaaattgttcggCAAAAAATCTAACTATCAAAACATAAGCAGCCAAACACTACCTATATAGGCAAGAAATGCCTCGATTTTAACTTTTATGctcatatcaattttttttggtgtCTTGAAAATTCTGAGAAGTGGTCGTGCTGTTTTGGAATCGTACATTCCTTTATGCTTGTTCCATAACCATGAAAACTATATCTACATGATGTGCAGATAGGAAGCTATTGGAATTCCTTTTCATTTGTTTCTTCTCAAATGTCCTAAAACATATTTCTTAGATATTTATGTCCAAATTTTTAGTTAAGACTGTACCTAAATCTTATGAAATGGTATTGCAACAATTCTTGTGTGGCATAATGTTTTCCGTGTCTGTTTGTATACCTGTATAATGTTAAATACTTCGAGAGTGCACCAAGATTAGTTTTCTAACAACGTTGTTTTTGTAGGATGGGCTTCGCGAGTATACTTTTCAGATAATGGCTCTACTGCAATTGAAATTGCTCTTAAAATGGCACTACGGAAGTTCTTGTTTGATCACAAGATTGTCTCTGATGATTTGGTGGCTGAGAATGCTGAAAGTCGTGTTGATTTGAAGGTTGGTAATACTCAATGTCTTCCAAGTAGTTGCACTTTGTTTTATCCATTGAGTTGATAATGTTGATTGGCCAAATGTGTCCCAAAGTATCGTTTTTCACTGTTGAAAAGTGCCACTTCATTTACTTAATGTACTTGGAGAACAAGGAACGATCAATGCACCACTCCAATTGGGTGCTTGTAAAGATCTGTCATTTCAGTCAATGTCAAGTTTGAGCAAAAGCTAAGTAGCTTTTTTCAAATCactcattttattttcttcaccATATTAAGCCATCTCGCTTTCGGGCACTTGACATTAGTTTTAAGGTCAGATGCTGCTGGAAAATGCTAGATGACCTAGTACTCAAGTTTCTTCCCTTTCACAAACTTGACAGCAAAGCATAAGTAGTATCTCTATCTTATGCATTGCAAAATGCTAGTTTATGTATGGAGCTTTCTGTGTCATGAACCAGGTTTTAGCCCTCAGAGGATCTTACCACGGCGACACTTTGGGTGCTATGGAAGCACAGGCGCCATCACCTTATACTGGTTTTTACCAGCAACCATGGTATGACCTTATCTTTGTGAAagaatttcattttttcttttggcGGCAGCTTTTCATTGCTGCGAAAgaattttgttatttcttttgggAGGTTGAATTATCATTGCCAATAGATATCAGTGACCCATAACTAAACAggataattcaattattttgtggGTGACTAAATCTTTCTGCATGATTACCAAGGCTCTAGAAGAGGGAAACATTTTTATAATGgttcttttttcatttatacAAATCATGCATTTCCAAATCAACAAATCTTACTGTTAGCAAATATATAGAACATTGAAGCAGAACTGATGCTTCCgtgtaaaatatattatgacGCCATCGTGGTGTCCCCTTGCATAATGCGAGAAAGATGAGCATGGGTCAAATTGCCGTGCAGCATGCACATTACACAAAGTCAGTAGATAGAGCTGAGTAGTGAGTACTGTATTTCTGCTCAAGTTTTAGAAGTTACTTGGAACAGCTTTGGCAATTTGATTAAaagtcaaattatttatttgagaagATTGAAATACATTTGACTGTCCATAATCCATATGGTGAAGTAGGGGGTGAGATGTAATCAGTGCAAACATTTTTACTCGGTTCTTTTGGAACTCCAAAATAGAGGGGCGACTGACAAAAACTTTGTCGGAGTAGTTGGCCTTTTCCTTGATCTGCTTGGTAGGAAAATAATACATCAGCCTGATCCAGCTTTACTTAAAATGCATGGCAGAATGGATCCTTTGGTAGGAGAGCCATGCCTGATTACTTGGGCTCCTATTTAAGGAAGCTATTCCACATGATCAAGTGCCCTAAAAAAAGTGCCAAAACGTAGAGCTATTTAAGATAGTTATGTGAAGTTCATGATGATCATCCTGATTTGTGCGAGCAATTTGATACTGCTGTTTAATTAGTAGTAtatgaaattaaaaagaaaCCTTGTACCTTTCTTTTGGTGCTCATAGTGGTTAAAGAAATATGCTATGCCTAATTTTGTCAGACTGAATCTTCCTGGGTTCTGTTTTGATCTAGGAACTTCACTCTTTTATCCTTTgaactcatacattccatgtcaTATTGTGTATGTCTTGGCAGTTAGGGTGACCATGATATCTTTACAGTTTTGTccttaggcaaaaattgaagtATTGAACATATTGTAAATTTGCAGGTATAAGGGAAGAGGTCAATTTTTAGATCCACCAACAGTTGCCATGCGTGATGGTGTTTGGAAACTTAGCCTTCCTCAGGAGATTGAAACTCTAAATCCCAGTCTTGAAGATTTGAGTCAGTGAAGCGTAACTTCTGGTGATATtcttatttcaatttttcaatacTATAAGCATTGGTTTCTTTTTCAGCTTTCAGTTTGCGCGAGAACATATTCAAGGAAAGCCGCGACACTTCAAATCTTGCTGATATATATCATTCGTATATATGGAAAACACTACAGCTAATTATTGACTCAAGCGGATCTACTCGGACTGGAGCATTGATTATAGAACCAGGCAAGACTTTGACATATGCACAAGTTTCTTTTTAGCCTTTTCTGTCCCCCTATCTTTTCCTTCTTGCTCATGACTCATGCTTTACATAATTCTAGATGCATTTACTTTTTTGgatctttcttcttcataatCTTTATCATATAtggtttacttttctttttgaaattgtTGGTGAACAACATGTGCAATGGCTTTCCATATAGGGGTTTTTGGCTATatgagataaataattttttctaattcatggaacttttaattatttcttataaaacaatcaagtaatattttgtaaaatattCTTAATGAATTTCTTAGTTTACGGTGACAGttaattaagaatattttaGGCTATTCATAATGATTCTTCAACTTTCTGTAGCAATGCGGTTTACTTGCAATTATTTGCAGTGATACAGGGCGCTGGAGGAATGGAAATGGTTGATCCACTATTTCAGAGAGTA
Protein-coding sequences here:
- the LOC129891640 gene encoding bifunctional dethiobiotin synthetase/7,8-diamino-pelargonic acid aminotransferase, mitochondrial, with product MSPSTTLFAGVLRSYRRWNAVRRFISTHSRPPLTSIEYPLSHPIYTIWAANTSLGKTLVSAGLSTSFLSSPHRKFLYLKPVQTGFPDDSDSRFVYNKYSEFFSKNRPEFSVSASNHVLKTSVSASEALLRGGFEVERDENVSCGNGVVNLGLYEESKLQGSENWEMKGFSELVCKTMYGWKEALSPHLVAERENARVEDDELLGMLKGCLEIESESEKGEVFCVIETAGGVASPGPSGSLQCDLYRPFRFPAILVGDGRLGGISGTISAYESLTLRGYDVVAVVFEDHGLVNEGPLSSYLRRRVPVLVLPPVPKEMSNNLMEWFQEALSTFHSLEEIMQSAFLERTSRLRNMPRKAHDIFWWPFTQHKLVPEENVTVIDSRCGENFAVHKIEVNNNVDLITQQFDACASWWTQGPDATLQIELARDMGYATARYGHVMFPENVYEPALECAELLLEGVGKGWASRVYFSDNGSTAIEIALKMALRKFLFDHKIVSDDLVAENAESRVDLKVLALRGSYHGDTLGAMEAQAPSPYTGFYQQPWYKGRGQFLDPPTVAMRDGVWKLSLPQEIETLNPSLEDLTFSLRENIFKESRDTSNLADIYHSYIWKTLQLIIDSSGSTRTGALIIEPVIQGAGGMEMVDPLFQRVLVKECRNQKIPVIFDEVFTGFWRLGAESATEFIRCKPDIACFAKLMTGGIVPLATTLASEAVFESFVGDSKLQALLHGHSYTAHAVGCTAAVKSIKWFKDSKTNHNLISEAMLLRELWDPDMVRQISLLPAVHRVVVLGTLCALELRAEGSNAGYASLYARSLLQKLREDGIYMRPLGNVIYLMCGPCTSPQSCSNLLNKVYTRLEEL